Proteins co-encoded in one Candidatus Thiodictyon syntrophicum genomic window:
- a CDS encoding DUF4338 domain-containing protein, whose amino-acid sequence MTEARVGKLCGRPLSAADLETIRRAIDAAAPPLRAEVARRVCAALGWHDTLGRPKLMSCRVGLLRLHRAGLIELPAARNGNGNGRGLVKQPSAWPSEQPLAGSVGQLSGLRLAPVADRSASRLWNGLIERWHYLGYTPLPGAQLRYLIQSDHGLLGALGFGAAAWKVAARDRWIGWERPAREAHLGRVLNNARFLILPWVQVKNLASKVLALAAARVGEDFAARYGERPVLLETFVETPRFRGTCYRAANWRYLGETAGRGKCDRTHQAALPRKALYVYPLAADFRALLGVA is encoded by the coding sequence ATGACCGAGGCACGTGTTGGCAAGCTGTGCGGACGGCCGCTGAGTGCGGCGGACCTGGAGACGATTCGGCGGGCCATCGACGCCGCCGCCCCGCCGTTGCGCGCCGAGGTGGCGCGACGGGTCTGTGCGGCGCTGGGGTGGCATGACACCCTGGGCCGCCCGAAGCTGATGAGTTGCCGGGTGGGACTGCTGCGCCTGCACCGTGCGGGGCTGATCGAACTGCCGGCGGCGCGCAACGGCAACGGTAACGGTCGCGGCCTGGTGAAGCAACCGAGTGCCTGGCCGAGCGAGCAGCCGCTGGCGGGATCGGTCGGGCAACTGAGCGGTCTGCGCCTGGCGCCGGTCGCCGATCGGAGCGCCTCGCGGCTGTGGAACGGGCTGATCGAGCGCTGGCACTACCTGGGCTACACGCCGCTGCCCGGTGCGCAACTGCGCTATCTGATCCAGTCGGATCACGGGCTCTTGGGTGCGCTCGGCTTCGGGGCGGCGGCCTGGAAGGTCGCGGCGCGCGACCGCTGGATCGGCTGGGAGCGCCCCGCCCGTGAGGCCCATCTGGGACGCGTGCTCAACAACGCCCGCTTTCTCATCCTGCCCTGGGTGCAGGTGAAGAACCTCGCCTCCAAGGTCTTGGCACTGGCCGCCGCGCGGGTCGGCGAGGACTTCGCCGCGCGCTATGGCGAGCGCCCGGTCCTGTTGGAGACCTTTGTGGAGACGCCCCGGTTTCGTGGTACCTGCTACCGCGCGGCCAACTGGCGCTATCTTGGCGAGACCGCGGGGCGCGGCAAATGCGACCGCACCCACCAGGCGGCGCTGCCGCGCAAGGCGCTCTATGTCTATCCGCTGGCGGCGGATTTCCGCGCCCTGCTGGGGGTCGCATGA
- the creC gene encoding two-component system sensor histidine kinase CreC produces the protein MNFFVRFFAGYVIVTAVAVLLAMKLFTDELVPGVRQSVEETLVQTANLLAELAGRDMAGDRLDTAGIDAIAGAYRQRRFQARIYGVLKEDPNLRIYVTDATGLVVFDSSGADLGRDYSRWQDVARTLRGEYGARTTRQDPADEVSSVMYVAAPIARDGRLVGVLSVGKPARSFQSFIDLAGSQAWESALWLFLLALLLALGFSYWMTRDLRRLVGYANEVAEGRRDRIPIVGRSELRRLAQALERLRCELDGKAHVEKVSQLLAHELKSPIAGIRGAVELLADETDPARRSRLETNIAAETERLRRIVEGVLDLARAESRGRLEEVEEVALGDLVQEVLAARAHWLAAKSLAIDAGLAQVRVRGSRFLLRQALGNLLDNAIDFSPAGGRIAIVLDGDGERACVRVRDQGPGIPDYAMPRLFERFYSTPRPDTGKRGSGLGLNLVQEVARLHRGAVGLRNHPEGGAEASLRLPVGREE, from the coding sequence TTGAACTTCTTCGTCCGGTTCTTCGCCGGCTATGTCATCGTGACGGCCGTGGCCGTATTGCTGGCGATGAAGCTGTTCACCGATGAACTGGTGCCCGGCGTGCGCCAGTCAGTGGAGGAGACCCTGGTGCAGACCGCAAACCTCCTGGCCGAGTTGGCCGGCCGGGACATGGCGGGCGACCGCCTCGACACGGCGGGCATCGACGCCATCGCCGGCGCCTACCGGCAGCGCCGCTTTCAGGCCCGTATCTACGGGGTCCTGAAGGAGGACCCGAACCTGCGGATCTATGTCACCGATGCCACTGGACTGGTGGTCTTCGACAGTTCCGGCGCAGACCTGGGGCGGGACTACTCGCGTTGGCAGGACGTGGCCCGCACCCTGAGGGGCGAGTACGGCGCCCGCACCACCCGGCAGGACCCGGCCGACGAGGTCAGCTCCGTCATGTATGTGGCCGCACCGATCGCGCGCGACGGGCGGCTGGTGGGCGTCCTGTCGGTGGGCAAGCCGGCCCGTTCCTTCCAGAGCTTCATCGACCTGGCCGGGTCGCAGGCCTGGGAGTCCGCGCTCTGGCTGTTCCTGCTGGCGCTGCTGCTGGCGCTCGGCTTTTCCTACTGGATGACCCGCGACCTGCGGCGTCTGGTGGGCTATGCGAACGAGGTGGCCGAGGGCCGGCGCGACCGCATCCCCATCGTGGGGCGCAGCGAGCTGCGCCGCCTGGCCCAGGCCCTGGAGCGCCTGCGCTGCGAACTGGACGGCAAGGCCCATGTCGAGAAGGTCTCCCAACTGCTCGCCCACGAACTCAAGAGCCCCATCGCCGGCATCCGGGGTGCGGTCGAATTGCTGGCGGACGAGACCGACCCGGCCCGCCGCAGCCGACTGGAAACCAACATCGCGGCCGAGACCGAGCGCCTGCGCCGCATCGTCGAGGGCGTACTCGACCTGGCGCGGGCCGAGAGTCGGGGCCGCCTGGAGGAGGTGGAGGAGGTCGCCCTGGGGGATCTGGTCCAGGAGGTGCTGGCGGCCCGCGCCCACTGGCTGGCCGCCAAGTCGCTGGCCATCGACGCCGGGCTGGCCCAGGTGCGGGTCCGGGGCAGCCGCTTCCTGTTGCGTCAGGCACTCGGCAACCTGCTGGACAACGCCATCGACTTCAGCCCCGCCGGGGGACGCATCGCCATCGTGCTCGACGGCGATGGCGAGCGGGCCTGCGTGCGCGTCCGCGACCAGGGACCGGGCATCCCCGACTATGCCATGCCGCGACTCTTCGAGCGTTTCTATTCGACGCCCCGTCCCGACACCGGCAAGCGGGGCAGCGGCCTGGGCCTCAATCTGGTGCAGGAGGTGGCCCGTCTGCATCGGGGGGCAGTGGGCCTGCGCAACCACCCTGAGGGCGGCGCCGAGGCCAGCTTGCGCTTGCCCGTAGGGCGTGAGGAGTGA
- a CDS encoding response regulator, whose protein sequence is MKILLVDDSKSARYALRLQLQRCGVEVETAASAEAAFELLRGELPDAILMDHMMPGLNGFEALEVIRADPRTAAIPVVMCTSHEDADFAAAARRRGAVAILPKSAAQEKLPDLLERLRTGSDRYPSPPGQDPVPTRPPVLARVPTPASDQDPELARLIEKAAGGLIDERIESRVVGLIEPLLRDLEIGLSERLLAASRQLIESRLAELLEGLEARLAAEREADVQTHTGRLSPELRAVADHLVQEALPDLVRVEVEVERAQVLGLVDQYLREATAQGTATGDRAEERLAGLDAAIAAKAREVARREASEVAEGAVVRARRIAEQTLRQVRASLTFVYLAILGAALIGVLAAAAGYLLRQ, encoded by the coding sequence ATGAAAATTCTGTTGGTCGATGATTCGAAGTCCGCCCGCTACGCCTTGCGCCTCCAGCTTCAACGCTGTGGCGTGGAGGTCGAAACCGCGGCCTCCGCGGAGGCCGCCTTCGAACTGCTGAGGGGCGAGCTGCCGGACGCCATCCTGATGGATCACATGATGCCCGGGCTCAACGGCTTCGAGGCGCTCGAGGTCATCCGCGCGGACCCCCGTACCGCGGCGATCCCGGTGGTCATGTGCACCTCCCATGAGGACGCCGACTTTGCCGCGGCGGCCCGCCGACGGGGTGCGGTGGCGATTCTACCGAAGTCGGCGGCCCAGGAGAAACTCCCGGACCTGCTCGAGCGGCTGCGCACCGGGAGCGACCGGTACCCATCCCCGCCCGGCCAGGACCCCGTGCCGACGCGTCCGCCCGTCCTCGCGCGCGTTCCCACACCCGCCTCGGACCAGGACCCGGAACTGGCGCGACTGATCGAGAAGGCGGCGGGCGGACTCATCGACGAACGCATCGAGTCGCGGGTGGTCGGGCTGATCGAGCCGCTGCTGCGGGACCTGGAGATTGGCCTCTCCGAACGCCTGCTGGCCGCCTCCCGGCAACTCATCGAGTCGCGGCTTGCCGAACTGCTGGAAGGGCTGGAGGCACGCTTGGCCGCTGAGCGCGAGGCCGACGTGCAGACGCACACCGGGCGTCTCAGCCCCGAGCTCCGCGCCGTCGCCGACCATCTGGTGCAGGAGGCCCTGCCCGATCTGGTCAGGGTCGAGGTCGAGGTGGAGCGCGCCCAGGTCCTGGGTCTGGTCGATCAATACCTGCGTGAAGCCACGGCCCAGGGTACGGCCACCGGGGACCGGGCCGAAGAGCGCCTGGCCGGGCTCGACGCCGCCATCGCCGCCAAGGCCAGAGAGGTGGCCAGGCGCGAGGCGAGCGAGGTCGCGGAGGGCGCCGTCGTGCGCGCCCGGCGGATTGCCGAGCAGACGCTGCGGCAGGTCCGCGCCAGCCTGACCTTCGTCTACCTCGCGATCCTGGGGGCGGCCCTGATCGGTGTCCTGGCCGCGGCCGCCGGCTATTTGCTGCGGCAGTAA
- the pgl gene encoding 6-phosphogluconolactonase: protein MSEGPVDFEMLADAPQVAARAADVILSAAELAIRGHGRFHLVLAGGRTPLAAYARLVGAAADWSRWHIFFGDERCLPAADPGRNSLAAAQCFLDRVPIPAENVHLIPAERGSTAAAAAYQAILEPRLPFDLVLLGMGEDGHTASLFPGHAVPSGPLVIPVADAPKPPPRRVSLTPRALAATRALLILVTGADKAPALAAWRAGAELPVARVAALGRARVLVDRDALGTATPAVPIPNP, encoded by the coding sequence ATGTCAGAGGGTCCCGTCGACTTCGAGATGCTCGCCGACGCGCCACAGGTCGCCGCCCGGGCGGCGGATGTTATCCTGTCGGCCGCGGAGCTTGCCATCCGCGGGCACGGGCGTTTCCACCTGGTGCTGGCGGGCGGGCGCACGCCGCTCGCCGCCTACGCACGACTCGTCGGCGCGGCGGCCGACTGGTCCCGCTGGCATATCTTCTTCGGCGACGAGCGCTGCCTGCCGGCCGCTGATCCGGGTCGCAACAGTCTGGCCGCCGCGCAGTGCTTTCTGGACCGGGTGCCGATCCCGGCAGAGAATGTGCATCTGATCCCGGCCGAGCGCGGCTCCACGGCCGCGGCCGCGGCCTATCAGGCGATCCTGGAGCCGCGGCTCCCGTTTGATCTGGTCCTGCTCGGCATGGGGGAGGACGGACATACCGCCAGCCTCTTCCCCGGCCATGCGGTCCCCTCAGGCCCCTTGGTCATCCCGGTCGCAGACGCGCCCAAGCCCCCGCCGCGGCGGGTCTCGTTGACGCCGCGGGCATTGGCCGCCACCCGCGCACTGCTGATCCTGGTGACGGGGGCGGACAAGGCCCCGGCCCTGGCCGCCTGGCGCGCCGGCGCCGAGCTTCCGGTGGCGCGGGTCGCGGCCCTGGGCAGGGCCCGGGTCCTGGTCGATCGTGACGCGCTCGGCACCGCCACCCCCGCTGTGCCCATACCAAACCCCTGA
- the odhB gene encoding 2-oxoglutarate dehydrogenase complex dihydrolipoyllysine-residue succinyltransferase — MSSEVRVPALPESVADATVLAWHKEPGQAVKKNENLVDLETDKVVLEVPAPADGVLGPIAAPVGTLVTAATVLAVIETDAAAVAAVAAATAIAPAAPTPTATGGEVGAAPKADDVLAPAARRLVKEMNLDPAQIAGSGRDGRVQKADVVAFLDDRDQAVPERDPDTVPTPALSAPGLSGEAGRPEQRVPMTRLRARVAERLLQAQANAAMLTTFNEVNLTSVIELRNRYKDQFEKAHGVRLGFMSFFVKAAVEALQRFPVLNASVDGNDILYHGYYDIGIAVSSPRGLVVPILRNCDQLSMADIEQGITDFGRKAKDGSLSFEDLTGGTFSITNGGIFGSLLSTPILNPPQSAILGMHKTQERPIAEKGQVVIAPMMYLALTYDHRIIDGRDAVQFLVTIKESLEEPARLLLRV, encoded by the coding sequence ATGAGTAGTGAAGTCAGAGTCCCCGCCCTCCCCGAGTCCGTCGCCGACGCCACCGTCCTGGCCTGGCACAAGGAACCGGGGCAGGCGGTCAAGAAAAACGAGAACCTGGTCGACCTGGAGACCGACAAGGTGGTGCTGGAGGTCCCGGCCCCGGCCGACGGCGTGCTCGGCCCCATCGCGGCTCCGGTCGGCACCCTGGTCACCGCCGCCACCGTGCTGGCGGTCATCGAGACCGATGCCGCCGCGGTCGCCGCGGTCGCCGCCGCGACTGCCATCGCGCCCGCCGCGCCGACACCCACGGCGACCGGCGGCGAGGTCGGCGCCGCCCCCAAGGCCGACGACGTGCTGGCCCCCGCCGCCCGCCGCCTGGTCAAGGAGATGAACCTGGACCCGGCCCAGATCGCCGGCAGCGGCCGGGACGGTCGGGTCCAGAAGGCCGACGTCGTCGCCTTCCTGGACGACCGTGACCAGGCCGTGCCGGAGCGCGACCCCGACACCGTCCCGACCCCCGCCCTCAGCGCCCCGGGCCTGAGCGGCGAGGCCGGCCGCCCCGAGCAGCGCGTGCCCATGACCCGGCTGCGCGCACGGGTGGCCGAGCGGCTGCTCCAGGCGCAAGCCAACGCCGCCATGCTCACCACCTTCAACGAGGTGAACCTGACGTCCGTCATCGAACTGCGCAACCGCTACAAGGACCAGTTCGAGAAGGCCCACGGGGTGCGCTTGGGCTTCATGTCCTTCTTCGTCAAGGCCGCCGTCGAGGCCCTGCAGCGCTTCCCGGTCCTCAACGCCTCGGTCGACGGCAACGACATCCTCTACCACGGCTACTACGACATCGGCATCGCCGTGTCCTCCCCGCGCGGCCTGGTGGTGCCGATCCTGCGCAACTGCGACCAGCTCAGCATGGCCGACATCGAGCAGGGCATCACCGACTTCGGGCGCAAGGCCAAGGACGGGTCATTGAGCTTCGAGGACCTGACCGGCGGCACCTTCTCCATCACCAACGGCGGCATCTTCGGTTCACTGCTGTCCACCCCTATCCTCAACCCGCCCCAGAGTGCCATCCTGGGGATGCACAAGACCCAGGAGCGGCCGATCGCCGAGAAGGGGCAGGTCGTCATCGCGCCCATGATGTATCTGGCGCTCACCTACGATCATCGCATCATCGACGGGCGTGATGCGGTGCAGTTTCTGGTGACCATCAAGGAATCACTGGAGGAGCCGGCGCGGTTGTTGCTGCGGGTCTAG
- a CDS encoding serine hydrolase — MYEQTPDSDHPNLFNQQFFLNRRGFLAALVATAAGALCGAPSFARADYAASSGLQRQVAELLGRMKAGGLIGANERTAWSVYDFTTGKKLVAINEDAPRQAASMIKPFVAQAYFFEAKNAPRRVRYTEDVRATMARSIQHSNNGATNRLIDLVSTHSSGRGPRDVEVVLKSNAPTVFQQTRVVEKIPANGRTFRNLASANDYTRFLISLWQGRLPYSEELKYLMGLPNRDRICHGVDAMPDSVRVYDKTGSTSQLCGDMGIIEARNLRGQRVPYVFVGIIERPDSAKNYATWITRRSNAIRAVSNLVYLDMKDRYRLE, encoded by the coding sequence ATGTACGAGCAAACGCCTGACAGCGATCATCCGAACCTGTTCAATCAGCAGTTTTTTCTCAATCGACGAGGATTTCTCGCGGCCCTGGTCGCCACCGCGGCCGGAGCGCTGTGTGGGGCACCAAGCTTCGCCCGGGCCGACTACGCCGCCAGTTCCGGCCTTCAGCGCCAGGTCGCCGAACTGCTGGGCCGGATGAAGGCCGGCGGTCTGATCGGGGCGAACGAGCGCACCGCCTGGTCGGTCTACGATTTCACCACGGGCAAAAAGCTGGTCGCGATCAACGAGGACGCGCCGCGGCAGGCGGCGAGCATGATCAAGCCCTTCGTTGCCCAGGCCTATTTCTTCGAGGCCAAGAACGCACCGAGGCGGGTGCGCTATACCGAGGACGTGCGCGCGACCATGGCGCGCTCGATCCAGCACAGCAACAACGGCGCCACCAACCGTCTTATCGACCTGGTGAGCACCCACTCGTCCGGGCGCGGGCCGCGCGACGTCGAGGTCGTCCTCAAGAGCAACGCCCCCACGGTTTTTCAGCAGACCCGCGTGGTCGAGAAGATCCCCGCCAACGGCCGAACCTTCCGCAACCTCGCCTCCGCCAACGACTATACCCGCTTCCTGATCTCGCTCTGGCAGGGTCGCCTCCCCTACAGCGAGGAACTGAAGTACCTGATGGGCCTGCCCAACCGCGACCGTATCTGCCACGGGGTCGATGCCATGCCGGACTCGGTGCGGGTCTATGACAAGACCGGCTCCACCTCCCAGTTGTGCGGCGACATGGGCATCATCGAGGCGCGCAACCTGCGCGGCCAGCGTGTCCCCTATGTCTTCGTCGGCATCATCGAGCGGCCCGACAGCGCCAAGAACTACGCGACCTGGATCACCCGGCGCAGCAACGCCATCCGCGCCGTCTCCAATCTGGTCTATCTGGACATGAAGGACCGCTACCGGTTGGAGTGA
- the creB gene encoding two-component system response regulator CreB, whose translation MTATILLVEDDLSIAENVILALARDGLDCRHVALAGEGLAQLRAGGLDLVILDVGLPDGNGFDLCRTLRGFSDLPVIFLTARTDEIDRVVGLEIGADDYVPKPFSPRELAARVKSILRRSRRSADPPPPAPCAPPPRLIAVDEERALICCRGVPLELSRAEYLMLKTLAARPERVFSRGELMDAAGLAEASLARSVDTHIKALRAKLALLAPDLEPIRTHRGLGYSLIREAPMREGIGDGTGDAG comes from the coding sequence ATGACCGCCACCATCCTGCTGGTCGAAGACGACCTGTCCATCGCCGAGAACGTGATCCTGGCCCTGGCCCGCGACGGCCTTGACTGCCGACACGTCGCCCTCGCCGGGGAGGGCCTGGCACAGTTGCGGGCCGGCGGCCTGGACCTGGTCATCCTGGACGTGGGGCTGCCGGACGGCAACGGGTTCGACCTGTGCCGGACGCTGCGCGGGTTCTCGGACCTCCCCGTCATCTTCCTCACCGCCCGCACCGACGAGATCGACCGCGTGGTCGGCCTGGAGATCGGCGCCGACGACTATGTGCCGAAGCCCTTCAGCCCCCGCGAGCTCGCCGCCCGGGTGAAGAGCATCCTGCGCCGCAGCCGCCGGTCTGCCGACCCGCCGCCACCCGCACCCTGCGCGCCGCCGCCGCGTCTGATCGCGGTCGACGAGGAACGGGCGCTCATCTGCTGTCGCGGCGTGCCGCTGGAGCTGAGCCGCGCCGAGTATCTGATGCTCAAGACCCTGGCGGCCCGACCGGAGCGGGTCTTCAGCCGCGGCGAACTGATGGACGCGGCGGGGCTCGCCGAGGCCAGCCTGGCGCGGTCGGTCGACACCCACATCAAGGCCCTGCGCGCCAAGCTGGCCCTGCTTGCGCCGGACCTGGAGCCCATTCGCACCCATCGTGGTCTGGGCTACAGCCTGATTCGGGAGGCCCCGATGCGAGAAGGGATCGGCGACGGGACCGGAGATGCAGGTTGA
- a CDS encoding IS4 family transposase: MSALAAELDGIDLGDQRLNRRARRVLAKLGEKPTVSIPAACGGWRETRAAYRLFDHDAVTAEAVLAPHIACTVARMGAHPRVLCIEDTSELDYTGRPSMQGLGPLNLETRQGLYLHPTLAVTPERLCLGLLNVHRWVREPGSLGQDKDPKRALEEKESVRWVDGYRQIDELAEQLPNTRLTYVADREADIYDLFVEAPCPDTAADWLVRGQHDRVLADGKTLRQQVAEAPVLAATTFERPASHGCTARTVHQELRAVRITLPAPRRPDRTLPAVEITALLASEPAPPTGEEPVVWLLLTNLPVDTPAQALEKLQWYLCRWQIEVYFRILKSGCRIEKLQLEKRERLEPALACYMIVAWRVLFLTMLGRECPDMPCDVVFETAEWHAVYIVTERKPPPDTPPTLDRMVRMIAGLGGFLNRKSDGFPGPQTLWIGLQRAADFVLAMEAQRGVGDGRYG; this comes from the coding sequence ATGAGCGCCCTGGCCGCCGAGCTCGACGGCATCGACTTGGGCGATCAACGTCTGAACCGGCGCGCGCGCCGGGTGTTGGCCAAGCTCGGGGAGAAACCCACGGTGAGCATTCCCGCCGCCTGCGGTGGCTGGCGCGAAACCCGCGCGGCCTATCGCCTGTTCGACCATGATGCGGTCACCGCCGAGGCCGTACTCGCCCCGCACATCGCCTGCACCGTCGCGCGGATGGGCGCGCACCCGCGGGTGCTATGTATCGAGGACACCAGCGAGCTCGACTATACCGGCAGACCTTCCATGCAGGGCCTGGGGCCGCTCAACCTGGAGACCCGCCAGGGCCTGTATCTGCATCCGACGTTGGCGGTGACTCCCGAGCGGCTGTGCCTCGGGCTGCTCAATGTCCACCGGTGGGTCCGTGAGCCCGGCAGCCTGGGGCAGGACAAAGATCCCAAGCGCGCCCTGGAAGAGAAGGAAAGTGTGCGCTGGGTGGACGGTTACCGGCAGATCGACGAACTGGCCGAGCAACTTCCGAACACCCGCCTGACCTATGTGGCCGACCGTGAGGCCGACATCTATGACCTGTTTGTCGAGGCCCCCTGTCCCGACACCGCCGCCGACTGGCTGGTCCGCGGCCAGCACGACCGGGTACTGGCCGATGGCAAGACCCTGCGTCAACAGGTGGCCGAAGCGCCGGTGCTGGCCGCAACCACCTTCGAGCGACCCGCCAGCCATGGGTGCACGGCCCGCACGGTCCATCAAGAACTGCGGGCTGTGCGGATCACGCTCCCGGCCCCGCGCCGCCCCGATCGCACCCTGCCCGCGGTGGAAATCACCGCGCTCCTGGCCAGCGAGCCGGCGCCGCCGACGGGCGAGGAGCCGGTGGTGTGGCTGTTGCTCACCAACCTGCCCGTGGATACCCCCGCGCAGGCCCTGGAGAAGCTGCAATGGTACCTGTGCCGGTGGCAAATCGAGGTCTATTTCCGCATCCTGAAGAGCGGCTGCCGGATCGAGAAGCTGCAACTGGAAAAACGCGAACGTCTGGAACCGGCGCTCGCCTGCTACATGATCGTCGCCTGGCGAGTACTGTTCCTCACGATGCTCGGACGTGAATGCCCCGACATGCCTTGCGACGTGGTCTTCGAGACCGCCGAGTGGCACGCCGTCTACATCGTCACCGAGCGCAAGCCCCCGCCCGACACCCCACCCACGCTGGATCGAATGGTGCGCATGATCGCCGGCCTCGGCGGCTTCCTCAACCGCAAGTCCGACGGTTTCCCCGGCCCGCAAACCCTCTGGATCGGACTCCAGCGCGCGGCCGACTTCGTGCTGGCGATGGAGGCCCAGCGCGGCGTCGGGGATGGGAGATATGGTTAA
- a CDS encoding NRDE family protein — translation MCTLIILRRPGHPWPVLIAANRDELGRRAAVPPARHWPDRPGVVAGLDVAAGGSWLGLNDDGLVAAVMNRTGTLGPAAGKRSRGELVLEALDHAEADAAAGALADLNPAAYRPFNLVLADPGRAYWVRHDGAGPIRVHPIPPGLHLLSATELDDPEHPRIALHRPRFLAAALPRPESGDWAAWRALLADPDYPESLGPEAAMVQERPDGFGTRSSALIALPAYPRRNAPPRWLHAEGRPDRTPFLPVTLEDAQWRGLAAE, via the coding sequence GTGTGCACCCTTATCATCCTGCGGCGCCCGGGTCACCCCTGGCCGGTCCTGATCGCCGCCAATCGCGACGAACTGGGCCGGCGCGCCGCGGTGCCGCCCGCCCGGCACTGGCCCGACCGCCCGGGGGTGGTTGCCGGCCTGGATGTCGCGGCCGGCGGAAGTTGGCTCGGCCTCAACGACGACGGCCTGGTCGCCGCCGTCATGAACCGCACCGGCACCCTGGGGCCCGCGGCTGGCAAGCGCAGCCGCGGTGAGTTGGTGCTGGAGGCCCTGGACCACGCGGAGGCCGACGCGGCCGCCGGGGCCCTGGCCGATCTGAATCCGGCCGCCTACCGGCCATTCAACCTGGTGCTGGCCGACCCCGGCCGCGCCTATTGGGTGCGCCACGACGGCGCGGGGCCCATCCGTGTCCACCCCATCCCGCCCGGCCTGCATCTCTTGAGCGCCACCGAACTGGATGACCCCGAGCACCCGCGCATTGCCCTGCATCGCCCGCGCTTTCTCGCCGCCGCGCTCCCGCGGCCGGAGTCCGGCGACTGGGCCGCCTGGCGCGCGCTGCTCGCCGACCCCGACTATCCCGAGTCCCTGGGACCGGAGGCGGCCATGGTGCAGGAGCGTCCGGACGGGTTCGGCACCCGCTCCAGCGCCCTGATCGCGCTGCCGGCCTATCCGCGCCGCAACGCCCCGCCGCGCTGGCTCCACGCCGAGGGCCGACCGGATCGCACGCCGTTCTTGCCTGTCACGCTGGAGGATGCGCAGTGGCGAGGCTTGGCCGCGGAGTGA